DNA from Spirochaetota bacterium:
TTCTTTAATGATTTTTTCAAAACCAATATACTGTATACCTAATGGTCAACGAAAGAGGGTTGTATATTTTTTATAAAATTATTACTACTCTAATTGTGGAGGTTATATGAACAAAAAAAATGTGCTAATAGTATGCTGCATTGCACTCCTTATCCCTGCAATTATCGTTGCACAGGGAGTGGTAAAGGTTAAAAAAACCAGTTTGGCTCCAAAACAGGGTACCGTGACATTTGACCACCAGATACATAAAAATAAAGGCATAACTGATTGCAAAATTTGCCATCATACCGGCAATACTGCAAAAAAATGTGGTGACAGCGGCTGTCACTTTGAAGCGCAGAACAAGGGTTACAATGCCATACACAGCAAGTGTCTGGGTTGCCACAGGACAAAAGGTGGAAAAGCCCCTACATTGTGTATGCAATGCCATAAACGATAACTCAATATTTGGGGGATTTTCAATCCCTCAAAAATTTATACCTATGCCTGGATTAATTACCCATCAACGAATATTTATAGAATCAGTAAAGTCATTGAAGAAACAAAAGTATCCCAATTATGCCACCCATATTTTAGATATACAATTTTCAAATCATCTATTTACTTCATCTTCCTTAGCAGGATTGCTGGTTCCAAACCTGTTTGACTATATCCCTGGCAAAAGAGACCTATTTTTTGGAAATCTAATAAAACATCTTTTACACTCGGATGATGGGCTTTTTATTATACATAACATGTTTAATACCATATTACATCATGTATCATATGAACCTAATGAATGGCTATACTATCAAAAAGGATTTTTCTATGGGTATATCTCCCATTGGGTGGTTGATGCGCTATTTCATCCGTTTGTTTTTTATTGGTCTGGATTTCCAACTTTTAAGGATCACAGAACCGCACTATACAGGAACCAGCATCTTCTGTTTGAATATACCGTAGACCAGTACATGGCATACTATTTTAATTCGGATCCATTTGACTATAATCTTGCAGCAATGATTCCAATAAAAGGCTCCCTGCAATATAGCGCAATCAAGGATTTAATTGCTGGAGCTATCGCCCATGTTAATCCTTCTTTGAAAATTAATCATCCACTATTCCCATATATGCCCTATGATATATTTGACATTGCGCTGAAATGTGTACCA
Protein-coding regions in this window:
- a CDS encoding cytochrome c family protein encodes the protein MNKKNVLIVCCIALLIPAIIVAQGVVKVKKTSLAPKQGTVTFDHQIHKNKGITDCKICHHTGNTAKKCGDSGCHFEAQNKGYNAIHSKCLGCHRTKGGKAPTLCMQCHKR